In Oscillatoria sp. FACHB-1406, the genomic stretch CAGTGACATCAATGATTTCTAGCCAACTCGCGCATTGATAGTCCGAATCCTCATATTGTTGGATTCTCTGTTCGCTCAAACCCAACCTTTGCGCCAATTCTTTCTGCGTCATTTTGGCAGCAATCCTTGCCCCAATTAACACCTTGGGCAGTTCTAGAATTGAATTGATATGAATCTCTAACTTCTGGGTTCGTTCCCAACTGACCCATCTGTCATACTCATCAATTTCGGCTTGAAAAGCATCTCGATGGCTCTGGAGTGCTGAGCGTCCTACTGCGTTCTCAGGAGCGTTGGTGTTGGCTTCCTGAGTTTGCCAGTCAGAGCGAGCTAACGCTTCTTCAGCATCCTTAAGTAATTCTTGGGTGTATTCATATTGTATTTCGTTTTTAATCATGGCAACCACCTTAGTAAATCTAGCGCAATAATTCCTTTTGGGTTTCGTTTGTCCATTATCTAGGAGTCCTCACCACACATAACGCAAAGCGATCGCCCCGCCCCCCTAAAACCCCAAATTCTGCACCGCTGTGCGCTTCGTCGGATGCGTAGTTACCTCCTCAAACCTGGACAAAGACGCGAAATCGCCCCCATACCTCCGTAAAAACGTGCAAAAATTAGACGCGAGAATGCTAGATTAAACGTCTAATGGTCCTTACCCTCGACCTTCCCTCTCTTCCCCCAGAGTCCCTCAAGTTAACCTCACCCGTTCCCCTCACCCGCCATCCGGCTGCCGTCTATTTAGCTGGATTGAGCGAAGGTTCCCAGCGCACGATTCGCTCGACCCTTAACGCGATCGCGTCTTTACTCACTGCCGGGGAGTGCGACGCTCTGACCCTCGATTGGGGGAAGCTGCGCTACCATCACGCGGCGGCGGTGCGGGTGGCCTTGATGAACTCTTCTTTGGCTCCGGTGACGGCCAATAAGATGCTCTGTGCCTTGCGGCGCGTTCTTAAGGAGGCTTACAAGTTGGATTTAATAGACGCAGATAGTTACACTAAAGCCATCGATCTGCCCAACATTGAAGGGGAATCCCAACCGCGAGGGCGGGCGCTGTCGGGGGAAGAAATTGCGGCGCTGCTGGCCGGTTGTAAGGGCAGTAGCGCGCGCGACCAGCGCGATGCGGCACTGATTGCCATTTTGCGCGCTTCTGGGCTGCGGCGAAGCGAGGTGGTGAAGTTGGCTATTCACGATTGGCATCCGGCGACCAACGCTTTGGAGGTGCGCCGGGGGAAACGGGGCAAAGGGCGGCGGGTTTATTTGAACGCGGCGGCGGTGGAGTATTTGGAGCGTTGGTTGGCGTTGCGGGGGGACGAACCGGGGCCGCTACTGTGTCGGATTTGGAAGGGGGGAGGGTTGCAACTCGAGCATTCCCTGAACTCGGATGCGGTGTGGCGGATTTTGCGCGGGCGGGCGGCGCAGGTCGGGTTGGAATCGTTCAGTCCCCACGATTTTCGGCGGACGTTTTGCAGCGATTTATTGGATGCAGGGGTGGATATTGTTACCGTGCAGAAGTTGGCGGGTCATGCTTCTCCGGTGACGACGGCGAAGTACGACAGAAGAGGCGAGGAGGCAAAACGGAGGGCGGTAGAGGATTTGGGGTTTTGATTCGCTCAGAAGAAGTAAACGGTCAAAACCTTAAAGGCACGAGCGACTAACTGGCGATCTCGTTCATAAGTGGCGACACCGGACTTCAAGGAATTGAGAGAACGGGTATTAGAGGTTGAAAGCGATCGCGCTGGTAAAGACGAAAATTCTCCTCTTCCTCGAAACTCAACTTGCATAACAACCGAAACTGGAGGGGTGTAGAAAGAGGATTGACTCGCTCGACAACCGCCTTGACGCGAGCGCCACGCTGAAGCCCTTCAACAAATAATTTTCCCGTAGGAGGGCGGACGGAAAAGAAAGAGTTATCCAAAGCGCTCGAATATTGCGATCGCGCTTTATCGCTCTCTACAGAATGAGGAATTACGCGACTTGAGGAATGTCACGCACTCAAAAATTTATAGGCTCTGAGTTCTGAGGTCTAAATTCACCGCATCTATTGCATCTGGAACGTTTCTTCTCCTTCCCCGAAGGGAAAAGCAGAGATGGCAAGCGTTAGAACCCATCACTCCGACATTTTGTCCTTCGCATCAAAACCGAGCGCTTGCCGATTTGAAGTGATAGATTTGAAAAAATGAGTGATGGGTTATGGATGAATGATGAGTTTTGACTTGTTCCCTTTTCAACCGTTCGTAACCTATCCCTTGTAACTCGTAACTCGTAACCCATGCAACAGTTTTATCGCCGCAAACTCTACGCCCTGCTCGATAATGCCGACCTCTGCAAGCAGTTGAATTGTTGGGGCGATCGGCAAGAGGAGATCGCACAATGGTGGCAGCGGAACAAGCCCCTCGTCGAAGAGATTGCCAGTTCTTCAGATCGCGCCAACCTAGAGTTCGAGCGTAGTTTGGATACTATTCCCCTCAAGCATCCCATCAGCGGGCAAGATAGAGAGATTCAACGCAGCCACCCTGTCGAAATCGACCTCTCAACCCTCCAAAACGAGACCGATCCCCAAACAGTTTTCTGGTGGTTTTGGCGATTTTATCCAGCCCTTAAAGCTATAGCCCAGCCCGATAGCCTCCTCGAACCGCAACATCAAATTTTGCCCGACTGCCCCATCCCTAGCTACCGCGCCACGGTGTCCGCTTTAGCCGGAATTCTTGAGGATTGGGAATTGGGTGAAGCGCCTGAATATCCCTATTTACTATTATTTACCTTCTCGCCCATCCAAGAATTTATTAAAGCTTCCCGCAAATTCCTAGATTTTTGGGCGGGGTCTTACTTACTCCATTACCTGAGTGCTAAACTTTGCTGGCGCATTGCTAACTGTTACGGCCCCGACGCGATTGTTACGCCGTCGTTATGGAGTCAAGAGATTATTGATGCTTTGCTGTTGAAACAATATCCAGATTTTCGGACGACTTTTGAGAGCATTAGCAGCGATCGCAAAAATCCTCAAACTCGCTTCCAGGATAAAACCAGTGTTTCTTTATCGACAGCGGGCTTCCCCAATACGATTGTTGTTTTAATTCCCGCTTCCGAGAAGGAGAAGTTAGGAAACAATCTCGAAACTTGGTTAAAGGAAGAATGGCAGGAGATCGCCGAGAAAGTACGCGAAGGCAACCCCGATAGTCAAGTGGAACAACTGCGCCTGGGGATTCGTGAAAGGACAATTCAACACTTGCAACAACTGCAAACTCAGAATGACTCAGACCAGCACAATAGCTTAGAACAATTCTTAACTGAATTTGGGGGCGATCGCGAAGCCAATCGTCGCGACTTGCAAAGGTGGTGTAACATGAGTTGTTGGAAGTGGCGATCGCTCTGGAACGCACAGATCGACCATACCTGGCAGCCTTACTGGGTTGCAGTCCCCCTTGGCGATCCCGGCACACCCCTTCAAATTGAGGAAGCCGAAGAAGATTATCGCTTCGATGAGGCGTGGCTTAAGAGTCAAGAAACCGTCGCTCAAACTCGTGCCAAGTCCCCGCCGCCGACAGAAGCGGAAAAGACGATCTACCGAACCTTAAACGTTGGAACCTGGTGGGGATCGATTCAAGCCCGTTTGGGACAAGCGGTACGGGCGGTGAAAAACACCCGCATCTGGCAAATCCCCGCAGCGCCGGGATATCGCTCTACGGTGTCGGGACAGTCGAGCGCCCTGCATCCCGGTTTCAGTTACAGCAACCAAAGGTGCGAGGGGCGCGGTATGCCTGCCGAATCGATGCGTCTCTTTTGGCGGTTGATGGCAGAAGTTTATCGCGGACTGTTCGACGGTTCAGAGCAACTCAATGCCATAGAACTGACTAAACGAATGGCTTGGGTTTATGGCGGCGTTGCCGAGTCATTGGGGATCGATTTGAGACAATTAAATGACGAGTTAGATGAGGGAGCGACAGGCGAACTCGACTATAACCAATTGATTCGTTTTCCCAATCTCAGTTCGATCGCGGCGGCTCGATTTGCCGAACGAGATGCGTCCCAACAATCGGGCAAATTGCGAACCTATTGGAAGATTTTGAACGACTCGATCGCCCAACAAGAAAAAGAAGAGAAGGAAAGATTAGCTCGCCAACAAAAAGAAGGGAACCAAGGGAAACCCAAGCTGCGGCGAGAGCGCTTTGCTGCCCGCACCCGCCGCCCCTTCCAAATTCCTAAAACCGATGCAGCGATTAATTCCCAAAGGCAAGCCGGACAGGACTATAACGGTGTCATGTTTTCGAGCAAGTGGCTCGCCGAAGACTTAGGATTAGATCGCCAGGAGCGCGCTCGCCTGCGCGGTTTAGTCGATGCAGCGCACCGACATCCCAGCGTGGGCTTTGGTGAAACTTCCCCGGCGGATTGGTGGGCGATTGTTTTAGGCGATGGCGATGGTATGGGAGATTATGTGTCCGGGAAAAAACTCCATCGCTACGAGCGTTATTTGGTTGAAACCGATGCAACTCAGTTTTTAACCGAAAACCGCTATCGCCCTGCGGATTGGGCGCGCAAACGAGAAGATTTTCTCGCCCAGTTTGGCTCCGGTAACAGCAGCGATGACAGCAGCGATGAGACAACGCTGCTAAAAACTCACAAGCGTATGGGACCAGCAACCCACATCGGTTTGAACCGCGCTCTGTTAGATTTCTCCAATCGCCTCGTTCCCTACCTGACTCAGCAGCGGTTTTGCGGGCGGGTTATCTACAGCGGTGGCGATGATGTTATGGCAGTATTGCCCGTCGAAGATTTGCCCGAATATTTGCTCTCGCTGCAAGCCGCTTGGTGCGGCGGAGAGGATATCTATCCCACGGACGGGGACGTAAAATTCGTTTCCGAAGGCGGGTACTGGCAGCCGCAAGCCGAACCGGACAATTTGTGCGGCTTGCCCAATCGCGCTCTGTTTACGATGGGAGAAGGGGCAACGATGAGTTTCGGCATCGTTATCGCTCATAAAAGCGTTCCTTTACCCGTCGTTCTCAATGCCTTATGGGAGGCAGAAAGCGATCGCGCTAAAAAAATGCTCGGTTCTGCTGCGGACATTCCCAGCAAAAATGGGTTGTGCTTCCGAGTCCTCTACGGTTCCGGCAATCAACTTGAAGCGCTGCTCAAAGGAGAGTTATTGGCGGATTGGTGGCAGTGGCTCGGACATCCCAGCCCCGAATATCGCCAGGAACTTAGTTCTCTGCTCTATCGCCTCGCCGAAGATTTGCCCCGCCATGCTGTTATTACTTCCGAGCATTTCCTCATCGCTAAAGCAGCCCGCGCGATCGCTCTACGGCGGGAAGAATATAAAAATATCGAATACACAGTTGAGCTACTTTGTCAATGGTTAGAGCGATGGGAAAATTGGGCGAACGGTGCGAGCGATCGCGCAAAAATCCGAGCAACTAAACCTCTGGGCGCAACCTTGCCCGAACTCGCTAACCTGCTGCGTTTTTCGGCTTTCTGGCTAGACAAAATAGGTGATGATTTGACATCCGGTTGAATGACCATAGTCTGTTTCTCGCTCCAGTCCGCAGGGAAGTCAATTAGGGTGGTGCGGCTGTTTATCCGGATTTCCTATGATTGCTGATTACAGCTTCTCAACCCTTGCATATTTCATAAC encodes the following:
- a CDS encoding type III-B CRISPR-associated protein Cas10/Cmr2, encoding MQQFYRRKLYALLDNADLCKQLNCWGDRQEEIAQWWQRNKPLVEEIASSSDRANLEFERSLDTIPLKHPISGQDREIQRSHPVEIDLSTLQNETDPQTVFWWFWRFYPALKAIAQPDSLLEPQHQILPDCPIPSYRATVSALAGILEDWELGEAPEYPYLLLFTFSPIQEFIKASRKFLDFWAGSYLLHYLSAKLCWRIANCYGPDAIVTPSLWSQEIIDALLLKQYPDFRTTFESISSDRKNPQTRFQDKTSVSLSTAGFPNTIVVLIPASEKEKLGNNLETWLKEEWQEIAEKVREGNPDSQVEQLRLGIRERTIQHLQQLQTQNDSDQHNSLEQFLTEFGGDREANRRDLQRWCNMSCWKWRSLWNAQIDHTWQPYWVAVPLGDPGTPLQIEEAEEDYRFDEAWLKSQETVAQTRAKSPPPTEAEKTIYRTLNVGTWWGSIQARLGQAVRAVKNTRIWQIPAAPGYRSTVSGQSSALHPGFSYSNQRCEGRGMPAESMRLFWRLMAEVYRGLFDGSEQLNAIELTKRMAWVYGGVAESLGIDLRQLNDELDEGATGELDYNQLIRFPNLSSIAAARFAERDASQQSGKLRTYWKILNDSIAQQEKEEKERLARQQKEGNQGKPKLRRERFAARTRRPFQIPKTDAAINSQRQAGQDYNGVMFSSKWLAEDLGLDRQERARLRGLVDAAHRHPSVGFGETSPADWWAIVLGDGDGMGDYVSGKKLHRYERYLVETDATQFLTENRYRPADWARKREDFLAQFGSGNSSDDSSDETTLLKTHKRMGPATHIGLNRALLDFSNRLVPYLTQQRFCGRVIYSGGDDVMAVLPVEDLPEYLLSLQAAWCGGEDIYPTDGDVKFVSEGGYWQPQAEPDNLCGLPNRALFTMGEGATMSFGIVIAHKSVPLPVVLNALWEAESDRAKKMLGSAADIPSKNGLCFRVLYGSGNQLEALLKGELLADWWQWLGHPSPEYRQELSSLLYRLAEDLPRHAVITSEHFLIAKAARAIALRREEYKNIEYTVELLCQWLERWENWANGASDRAKIRATKPLGATLPELANLLRFSAFWLDKIGDDLTSG
- a CDS encoding site-specific integrase, with the protein product MVLTLDLPSLPPESLKLTSPVPLTRHPAAVYLAGLSEGSQRTIRSTLNAIASLLTAGECDALTLDWGKLRYHHAAAVRVALMNSSLAPVTANKMLCALRRVLKEAYKLDLIDADSYTKAIDLPNIEGESQPRGRALSGEEIAALLAGCKGSSARDQRDAALIAILRASGLRRSEVVKLAIHDWHPATNALEVRRGKRGKGRRVYLNAAAVEYLERWLALRGDEPGPLLCRIWKGGGLQLEHSLNSDAVWRILRGRAAQVGLESFSPHDFRRTFCSDLLDAGVDIVTVQKLAGHASPVTTAKYDRRGEEAKRRAVEDLGF
- a CDS encoding helix-turn-helix transcriptional regulator, whose translation is MIKNEIQYEYTQELLKDAEEALARSDWQTQEANTNAPENAVGRSALQSHRDAFQAEIDEYDRWVSWERTQKLEIHINSILELPKVLIGARIAAKMTQKELAQRLGLSEQRIQQYEDSDYQCASWLEIIDVTEALAIDLKSANFVVDFNEIEKRTQLLVELGERQPKKIKS